Genomic window (Spirosoma sp. KCTC 42546):
TTATCGGCGGCATCGCCGTAAATGACTCCGCCCATTTGCATCTCGCTTGGCTGGCCTGTCCGGCCTTTGGCCTTCACCACTTTGCGCTGATTAGCTACAATCCCCACAGCCCACCCATCGATTCGGGCATAGCCGCACAGGAGTGACTGGCCATAACCCGGCTTATAGGCATCGAACGCGGAGTTGTCCACAAGTCTATCCACAATTTCCTGCATGTCGTAAGGTTTAACACGGTCGGCGGGCAGGATTTGGTAGATTTCATTGGGATTTTTAACAGGAGGGGTTTGCTCGATACGGTCGAAGCCAGCCGTTTCATGATGGCCGAGTTTATCAAAAATACGCTTGATAGCGTCTAAACAGCTTTTATCATCGGGATATTTATTGTCCACAACACCCGAAATGTCGGTATGCGTGTTGGCTCCGCCAAGCGTTTCGGCGTCTACATCTTCCCCAATGGACGCTTTTACCAAATAAGGCCCGGCCAGAAAAATAGAACCCGTTCCTTCCACAATCAGGGCTTCGTCAGACATGATGGGCAAATAAGCGCCACCCGCTACACAACTGCCCATAATAGCCGCAACCTGCAAAATACCCATCGCGGATAAATGGGCGTTGTTACGAAACGTCCGGCCAAAATGTTCTTTATCAGCGAAAACTTCATCCTGCAAGGGTAGATACACGCCCGCGCTATCAACGAGATAAATAATTGGCAGGCGATTCTCCATCGCAATTTCCTGCGCACGGAGGTTCTTTTTAGCCGTGATCGGAAACCAGGCTCCAGCTTTCACTGTGGCATCGTTAGCCACAATGACACACTGCCGACCTGACACATACCCAATACCCAAAACCACTCCCCCCGACGGACAACCACCATGTTCGGCATACATGCCTTCGCCGGAGAACAAACCAATTTCAACAAACGGCTTATCTGAGTCGGTGAGGTAGGCAATACGTTCGCGAGCGGTTAGTTTACCCTTCCGATGCTGGTCGTCAATTTTTTTCGGTCCGCCACCCAATTGGGTTTGGGCAGTTCGTTGGGCGAGTTCGTCGAGAAGGGATTGGATAGAGTTCATTGTAAAACGCAAAGGGCCAAGCTAGTGCTTGGCCCAGACATTATTTTTTCGTCGAATCGGCTGGAATAACGGTTGTAATCGTTGTGCTAGCTGCAGGTGCTACGTAAGGTTTTTCTTTCCGGCCAAAGAGCGAAAACTGAACGTACCGTTTCGGATTCTCACGTAGGTCGGTTAATAACTTTTCGAGACTGGCAGCCGTATTATTCACATTGCTGTAGAGCGCTTCATCGGAGGTCAGTTTTCCTAACGAACCACGTCCGTTGTTGACATCCGTTAGTATTCGCTGTAAGCCTTCAACTGTTTTATTGACCGTTGCCAAGGTTTGTTTCAACTGCAAACCCTGTAGCGAATCGGCAAATGTATCGGCTTTAGCCAGAATCGGTTTAAGTTGCTTTTCGGTTTCCACTAAAGAGGCTGCCAAATGGCTTACACTAGCAAGCGTCGCTTTTAAACCGGCCCGGTTTTCGGCAATAGTTAAATCCAGGGTTTTTACGCCAGCATCGGCACTTCGGAGCGTTTGGTTCAGCATAACACCTGTTTGATCAAACTGCTTCACAACGCGGTTAAGTTGATACGTCAGCGAATCTACATTGTTAAGAACGGGTAGCGTTTTTTCTTTAATCAGCGCCGAAAGGCCCGTTTCTTTAGCCGCCACCAGCATACCTCCATCCTCAAGGTCGGGTGCTCCAGAATTTACGGTAAGCTGAATCAATTTCCCCCCCAATAGCCCATCGTCTACCAGGCTAGCTCTTGATCCTTTCGTAACACGAATGTCTTTTTTTAGCTCTACCGTAACTAACAGCTTATTACCCTGATTTTGTAAAATCTCAATACTTTTAACCCGACCTACCGATAATCCATTGATCCTAACTGGATTAGAGGCAACCAGTCCATCAATATTATCGTAAATAACCTGGTATTTATTCGTTGAGTTAAAGAAATCGGATCCTTTCAGAAATCGAAACCCAAAGTAGAACATCGTTAGGGAAACGACAGCCAATAAACCTACTTTTACTTCCTGCGAAACTTTCATGTGTTGTGTGAAGGTGACCGCCCAACGGGCCGTGCCAACCGATCTGGTTGGAGGTATAACCAACTTTCGGGCCTGTTTGTCCCGAGAAGCTAGGGAATTTCGTGGAGTGGTAAATTAAGTGGAATGAGTGGAGTAGGTGGAGTGAGTTCCGATTATTGGACTCACTCCACCTACTCCACTCATTTTACTATCTACCTACCCACCCGCTTCAATTTCCTGTTTGTATCGTTCAAATGCTTTATAAATCGCATCGGTCATTTCATCCTGCCCCTCTTCTGAGCGTAAATAGTCTTCCTCTTCCCGATTAGTGAGGTAACCGCTTTCGATCAGTACACTGGGCATCGTGGTTTTCCAGAGAACAATAAAACCGGCCTGCTTTACCCCATTGCTTTTACGATTGGCATTGGAGCGGAAACTACGTTCCAGTTTTTCGGCAAAACTAATACTGCTGGCAATGAACGCATGCTGGTAATTGGCCAGCATGATTGTCG
Coding sequences:
- a CDS encoding acyl-CoA carboxylase subunit beta — protein: MQSLLDELAQRTAQTQLGGGPKKIDDQHRKGKLTARERIAYLTDSDKPFVEIGLFSGEGMYAEHGGCPSGGVVLGIGYVSGRQCVIVANDATVKAGAWFPITAKKNLRAQEIAMENRLPIIYLVDSAGVYLPLQDEVFADKEHFGRTFRNNAHLSAMGILQVAAIMGSCVAGGAYLPIMSDEALIVEGTGSIFLAGPYLVKASIGEDVDAETLGGANTHTDISGVVDNKYPDDKSCLDAIKRIFDKLGHHETAGFDRIEQTPPVKNPNEIYQILPADRVKPYDMQEIVDRLVDNSAFDAYKPGYGQSLLCGYARIDGWAVGIVANQRKVVKAKGRTGQPSEMQMGGVIYGDAADKAARFIMNCNQKRIPLVFLQDVSGFMVGSRAEQGGIIKDGAKMVSAMANSVVPKFTVVVGNSYGAGNYAMCGKAYDPRLMLAWPTAQMAVMSGASAAKTLLQIQVAAQKAKGQPMTLEEEQAQLTKITDQYNAQLSPYYAAARLWVDAIIDPLQTRQILSEGIAAANHAPITKPFSVGVIQT
- a CDS encoding MlaD family protein, translated to MKVSQEVKVGLLAVVSLTMFYFGFRFLKGSDFFNSTNKYQVIYDNIDGLVASNPVRINGLSVGRVKSIEILQNQGNKLLVTVELKKDIRVTKGSRASLVDDGLLGGKLIQLTVNSGAPDLEDGGMLVAAKETGLSALIKEKTLPVLNNVDSLTYQLNRVVKQFDQTGVMLNQTLRSADAGVKTLDLTIAENRAGLKATLASVSHLAASLVETEKQLKPILAKADTFADSLQGLQLKQTLATVNKTVEGLQRILTDVNNGRGSLGKLTSDEALYSNVNNTAASLEKLLTDLRENPKRYVQFSLFGRKEKPYVAPAASTTITTVIPADSTKK